Proteins encoded by one window of Bacillus rossius redtenbacheri isolate Brsri chromosome 3, Brsri_v3, whole genome shotgun sequence:
- the LOC134531358 gene encoding uncharacterized protein LOC134531358, whose protein sequence is MHIQHHNTPSYHPRVNPTEPMNQDLKIQLRLRLNDVHTKWDQHLADALFCTRCRVNAATGHTPAEMVQGSNLHLPGEWATFGTLHDGEGTEERDQCRKNMYEDARRRQMTYSQKITPKTIREPPLVRAGDQVYARVHPLSAAPRNYCAGLSPRWSGPYKIQRRVGRTAYLFRLRGRRIQKIHHDDLRLATTPGECMLEEPKHDETHNDMHDDEQPVADEPEPATREHDHDIRTRTP, encoded by the coding sequence ATGCATATCCAGCACCACAACACCCCGTCTTACCACCCCAGAGTCAACCCCACCGAGCCCATgaaccaggacttgaagatcCAACTCCGACTCCGACTGAATGACGTCCACAcgaagtgggaccaacacctcgcCGACGCCCTGTTCTGCACCCGCTGTCGTGTGAACGCAGCCACTGGCCACACGCCCGCCGAGATGGTGCAAGGAAGTAACCTGCACCTCCCAGGCGAATGGGCCACCTTCGGGACACTGCACGATGGAGAAGGGACAGAGGAACGCGACCAGTGCAGGAAGAACATGTATGAAGACGCACGACGACGACAAATGACCTACTCGCAGAAGATCACCCCCAAGACTATAAGGGAGCCACCCCTAGTCCGAGCGGGAGACCAGGTCTACGCCCGGGTGCACCCGCTGTCGGCAGCCCCCCGCAACTACTGCGCCGGATTGTCACCACGCTGGAGCGGGCCTTACAAAATCCAGAGACGCGTGGGCAGGACCGCATATCTTTTCAGACTCAGGGGGCGGCGCATCCAGAAGATCCACCACGATGATCTACGACTGGCCACAACACCGGGTGAGTGTATGCTGGAAGAACCCAAACATGACGAGACACACAACGACATGCACGACGACGAACAACCGGTAGCAGACGAGCCCGAACCGGCTACCAGAGAGCATGACCACGACATCCGAACCAGGACACCATAA